Part of the Henckelia pumila isolate YLH828 chromosome 2, ASM3356847v2, whole genome shotgun sequence genome is shown below.
GAGATGTGATAGATATTTTCACGAGGATTCCTCCCCATAGCTAATCAACTATTTAACATGCAAAGGACACTAATTATTGCTACAGCAATGGTTCAGGATGTCTATAGTATTTTCCTATAAATTATCTAAAAAATAAGAGGAAAGAAAGAAACTAAGTCTCCATAAAACACGAAGTTAGAAGAACTAAAAACTTTAAATCATAACTCACCATCTCGGAGTTGGGCCTGTTGTTCCATGGCCTGCAGCCGAAACTTCAGCTCATTATTCTGGTTAGTCAGACCGGCAGAATCCCGCTGAAAGCAAACAGAAACCCGTCGTCAAGAAAAAGTTTAAAACCCAAAAATCCTgagaaacaataaaaaaaatctaatcaaTCTCTCACCTGAAGCAAAGTAAGTTGTGCGGACAATGTGGTTGCTTCTGTCTGTAATGTTTGGACCTTGTGTTCCAACTCTGCAATATATCTTGTTTTCCGTTCTTTTGACCGAGCAGCAGATTGGCGGTTAGCTAAAATCCTAAAACAACCATATTCTACTCATAACTCGGTGCATAAAATTCGTCTATTTCAAGAGCAATGAAAGCAAAAAGGAAGGACAAATTACCTTTTGGCCCGTTTTGGATCACTTAATGCAATTTCAGCTAGTTTCTCATTCGCCATTATCTTTTTCAATTCAGCACCACTAAACTCACCATTGCCAAACTCCAAGCTAAATGAATTTGAATTTGCATCCAGAGAATTAGTAGGCGAGAGTTGACCATGTGTCCCAGGAGATGGGGGCATTTTGGTTGATTCATCAGCAAAGTCAATCTTACCCATAAAACTATCCATAGAGATGCTCCTATAGTGTCGAGTGGTCGGAGCGATATCACCCCCAGCATTTCTTTTGACACCCTCCCTTTTCTGAGACACTCCGGGTCTTGTCATGTTGTTTGCACCATCATTAACACTACTGGTTGCTTCATTATCACTGTTGTCACCTCCATTCGTCTTGCTACCACTGGCTCGACCATCCAAATCATCCCGATTCTCACTTCCGAGTTTTTCATCAGTACCCGAAGAATTGAATGCATCGATGTTGTCCAAATTCATATAAGCAGAGAACAAATCATCAACAACTTCCCCTTCTGACTTTCTCTCCCCCATCCCTTCTGCACTGCTCTCACCTCGTTTTTCCCAGCTCGACTCTCTTTTAACCAACGTTACAGGTCGAGAAACAGAGCTATCCAAAGCACCAGGACTCCTCAATGGAATTAGAGGAGGAGAAGACTGCattatagatgaaaatccaAAAGGGATATCACTATTGGAACGTCTATGAGCCTTACGAAGAGGAATACCATCCCCAAGCCTCAATGAGTTACCCCTTGTGAAAGCAGAGGGAGGCAGCAACGAATGCAGATTACCACCACCATCCTTGTCCTCCATAGACACGTCCGCCGACGCTTGCTCAGAAACCGGATTCGAAGGAGATTCCCGATACGGTGACGGGCTTAAAGGTGGCAAGGAATCGAGTGCAAAGAACGAGGGTTGAGACAAAGATCTAGTATGTGATGGCCCCGGGCTATTACTAAAATTTTGCATACCAATTTGCTGATTTCCGGAGCGGTTCACCGGGATCTGCGAATAAGGTGAGATAGGTGGAATTTGGGGATAAGAGGGTGGGATGCCAGCCCTTTTACCACTATTTTCGACGCCTAAATTCGGGGATAATTGTCGAATTTGACCATGAACTTGCGGCGTGCTCAACAGAGGTACATCTTCTTGTTGATTCATTAAAAAGGGATTCTGTTGTTTCGACAGTGAAGACGGTGATGTTCTGAACGATGATTGAAGTCTTCTCATAGTATCACTGTTAACTTCCTCGTTACCACTCATGTCTTCAGTTTCCACAAAATTTAGTCCGGGTTTAAATACAATTCAGTACACTCAATCTGAAAATCATTGAATCAACAAGCTATTATTCTCTGAACACGATATTAATCTGATCAAAACTGATCGACTAATAAAATTGCAGTAGGAATACCAAATACATACGTGCATTCAAAATCAGAACGAATAAACAGcgtcaaaaccaaaaaaaaaagaaaagaaatcataattaaaatcaaaattttccgAAAGCATTCGTTACTCGAAATATTTCCCCAAGAGCCGAACGCCTCAAATTAGCAAGAGTTTATCTATCACATTTCCGGTGCAAATCACAAACATCCCTCTGGCGCACGCTCCATGTGATTGATTAAAAGCGTGTATTAATGTGTGTGTGATTATATACACATATGTATGTATATTTCTCGCTCTACAAGCAACTTTCCCTCTCTAAGAAGATAGAAGTTGACGGATGAAACAAAATTTTCTCGGATTTCAGGACAAGTAGTACATTAGTCCTCCCATTTACTTTCCCACAATACTAGTCTCCTGCCTTTCTTCCCAAAAATGCGTGCATTTAAGGTTTAAGCCGAATTTCAATTTacttgaaattaaatttgaatgtcAATTTCCATTTCATTGCGACTGAATTTCCTCAGTAATGCCTTTTTCATCTGCTTCCATCTATCAAGAAATGTGAATCTCTCTCCCTATGTCTAAAACTTGTCCGAAATGCGAGCAAAAATTTCTACTGCTGCGCGTGCATTGCAACCTCTTTACCATCTTCATTTGTTTGATGTTTTCATTAAAACAGGAAAAATCTATGGATGATCTTCACTCGATATAATTATTAGCGTGAGATTCGGGTAGACCCACCAAAAAAAATGGAAAACCCACCcatatttatgtgttttaaacCCATTACCCAGCTTGGCTCGACTAATCTCCTA
Proteins encoded:
- the LOC140879863 gene encoding bZIP transcription factor 29, producing the protein MSGNEEVNSDTMRRLQSSFRTSPSSLSKQQNPFLMNQQEDVPLLSTPQVHGQIRQLSPNLGVENSGKRAGIPPSYPQIPPISPYSQIPVNRSGNQQIGMQNFSNSPGPSHTRSLSQPSFFALDSLPPLSPSPYRESPSNPVSEQASADVSMEDKDGGGNLHSLLPPSAFTRGNSLRLGDGIPLRKAHRRSNSDIPFGFSSIMQSSPPLIPLRSPGALDSSVSRPVTLVKRESSWEKRGESSAEGMGERKSEGEVVDDLFSAYMNLDNIDAFNSSGTDEKLGSENRDDLDGRASGSKTNGGDNSDNEATSSVNDGANNMTRPGVSQKREGVKRNAGGDIAPTTRHYRSISMDSFMGKIDFADESTKMPPSPGTHGQLSPTNSLDANSNSFSLEFGNGEFSGAELKKIMANEKLAEIALSDPKRAKRILANRQSAARSKERKTRYIAELEHKVQTLQTEATTLSAQLTLLQRDSAGLTNQNNELKFRLQAMEQQAQLRDALNEALTAEVQRLKIATSELSDDATKFQQLSINSHMFQLRQQPTQLNSHQLHQQQQMNGSSSKMNESKQ